The Ziziphus jujuba cultivar Dongzao chromosome 7, ASM3175591v1 genome includes a region encoding these proteins:
- the LOC107424764 gene encoding patatin-like protein 2, whose product MATSVPKGSKVTVLTIDGGGIRGIIPGILLAFLESQLQALDGSNARLADYFDVIAGTSTGGLVTTMLAAPNKDNRPLYAAKDISTFYLEHCPKIFSQENRDNFQTNPSAGFFDWGPKYDGEYLHSLAKNLLGDLTIKQTLTNVVIPTFDIKRLQPVIFTSNEGKRKPTKDALLSDVCIGTSAAPTYLPAHYFETKDNDGNPYTFDLIDGGVAANNPTMVAITEISMEITMKYSTEFPEITPMDSRRMLVLSLGTGAAEHEEKYNAKRASEWGLLPWVYNNGSSPILDIFSHASSDMVDIHVSTLFQSSNSNKNYLRIQDDTLTGDDASLDVATEKNLKRLVEIGEQLLKKPVSMVNLETGKHEAIEGEGTNAEALVCFAKQLSQERKLRQSE is encoded by the exons ATGGCTACTAGTGTTCCAAAGGGAAGTAAGGTTACTGTTTTGACTATTGATGGAGGTGGCATTAGGGGCATAATTCCTGGCATTCTCTTAGCCTTTCTTGAATCCCAACTTcag GCGTTGGATGGATCAAATGCAAGACTAGCAGATTATTTCGACGTTATAGCTGGGACAAGCACGGGAGGGTTGGTGACCACCATGCTCGCTGCTCCCAACAAGGATAACCGACCCTTGTATGCTGCTAAGGACATCAGTACCTTCTACTTGGAGCACTGCCCCAAGATTTTTTCTCAGGAAAA TCGGGATAATTTCCAGACAAACCCTTCAGCAGGTTTCTTTGACTGGGGGCCAAAGTACGATGGCGAGTACCTTCACTCGCTCGCAAAGAACTTGCTGGGCGACCTCACTATCAAACAGACACTTACAAATGTTGTCATACCAACTTTCGACATCAAACGCCTTCAGCCTGTGATTTTCACTTCCAAcgag ggaaaaagaaaacctaCAAAAGATGCTCTGCTTTCAGATGTGTGCATCGGAACCTCCGCAGCTCCAACTTATCTTCCGGCACACTACTTCGAGACCAAAGACAATGACGGAAATCCTTACACTTTCGATCTCATCGACGGTGGAGTCGCCGCAAACAATCCc acaaTGGTGGCGATCACcgaaatttcaatggaaattacAATGAAGTACAGCACAGAATTCCCAGAGATAACACCCATGGATAGCAGAAGAATGTTAGTATTATCATTGGGAACCGGAGCAGCAGAGCATGAAGAGAAATACAATGCAAAGAGGGCCTCTGAATGGGGGTTGCTTCCTTGGGTGTATAATAATGGAAGCTCACCCATATTAGACATTTTCTCACATGCAAGCTCCGACATGGTTGATATCCATGTTTCTACTCTGTTCCAGTCCTCGAACAGCAACAAAAATTATCTCCGTATTCag gATGACACGTTGACCGGTGATGATGCGTCCCTTGATGTTGCGACGGAGAAGAATCTGAAAAGGCTTGTGGAGATTGGTGAGCAACTGTTGAAGAAGCCGGTTTCGAtggtaaatttggaaactggcAAGCATGAGGCTATTGAAGGAGAAGGTACCAATGCTGAAGCTCTTGTCTGTTTTGCCAAACAACTCTCACAGGAGAGGAAGCTCAGACAATCCGAATAG